The following proteins come from a genomic window of Bactrocera tryoni isolate S06 chromosome 1, CSIRO_BtryS06_freeze2, whole genome shotgun sequence:
- the LOC120782643 gene encoding ras-like GTP-binding protein RhoL, with protein sequence MARSLRPLKITIVGDGMVGKTCLLITYTQNEFPEEYIPTVFDNHACNITVDGNEYSLTLWDTAGQEDYERLRPLSYPNTSCFLLCYSISSRTSFENIKSKWWPEIRHFSNNVPVVLIGTKLDLRVPNSEKFVTTSEGRRLRKEIHAHTLVECSAKKKINLNQVFEEAVRAVEKKPSAKPKQCTLL encoded by the exons atggCGAGAAGTTTACGTCCCCTTAAAATCACAATAGTCGGCGACGGTATGGTGGGCAAGACCTGCCTACTcatcacatacacacaaaacGAATTCCCCGAAGAATACATACCCACAGTGTTCGATAACCATGCCTGCAACATCACGGTCGATGGCAATGAATACAGCCTGACACTCTGGGATACAGCCGGGCAAGAGGACTACGAGCGCCTACGTCCGCTCAGTTATCCGAAT ACGAGTTGCTTCCTGCTTTGCTATTCGATAAGTAGTCGAACATCTTTTGAGAATATCAAGAGCAAGTGGTGGCCGGAGATACGGCATTTCTCCAATAATGTGCCCGTTGTGCTGATCGGCACCAAGTTGGATTTGCGAGTACCCAATTCGGAGAAATTCGTGACGACAAGCGAGGGACGCCGCTTGCGCAAGGAAATTCATGCGCACACGCTGGTGGAATGTTCAGCCAAAAAGAAGATCAATCTAAATCAAGTCTTCGAGGAGGCAGTGAGAGCCGTGGAGAAGAAACCGAGTGCTAAACCGAAACAATGCACATTGCTATAG